A single region of the Marinobacter nanhaiticus D15-8W genome encodes:
- the flhF gene encoding flagellar biosynthesis protein FlhF, which produces MKVKRFFAPTMSQALKMVRLEMGDDAVILSNRRVDDGVEIVTALDYDENMARQRLGNAAVEATNGARLAEMQADQHRRLEEELGRSRQRIREIRERRSPQPAPEPKVATVAAAPSQDPTHAALEAMRAEIHSLRDMVNGRQGDAAPVVKTSAPEVDASHQRLTERLEEFGLSSQLAGTLARSSGSGRLEEGWKKSLRTLAAGVRTQDQEIVEQGGIVALVGPTGSGKTTTIGKMAARYVLRHGADSLALVTTDRYRVAAHEQLFVFGRILNVPVRVVDESHTLDQILDDLSDKRLVLVDTAGLTHSDRGHQEQLEELASSYHPIKPYLVLAATSQPRIMKSTWHCYKMAKPAGCIMTKLDEALTLGEVLGFAMETGLRVAYYTDGQRIPEDIHPAQSVPLVRLGVERLREARETAMVAAGA; this is translated from the coding sequence ATGAAGGTAAAACGGTTCTTTGCACCGACCATGTCGCAAGCGCTAAAGATGGTTCGGCTCGAGATGGGCGATGACGCGGTCATCCTGTCCAATCGTCGCGTTGATGACGGTGTCGAAATCGTGACGGCCCTCGACTACGACGAGAATATGGCGCGCCAGCGTTTGGGCAATGCGGCGGTTGAGGCGACCAACGGCGCACGCCTGGCTGAGATGCAGGCTGACCAGCACCGTCGCCTGGAGGAAGAGCTCGGTCGTTCCCGTCAGCGTATTCGTGAGATTCGCGAGCGTCGTTCACCTCAGCCGGCGCCTGAACCCAAGGTGGCGACCGTTGCGGCGGCACCGAGCCAGGACCCGACCCACGCCGCGTTGGAAGCCATGCGTGCCGAGATCCACTCCCTGCGGGATATGGTTAATGGCCGCCAGGGCGATGCTGCGCCTGTTGTGAAGACCTCTGCACCGGAAGTAGACGCAAGCCATCAGCGACTGACGGAACGCCTGGAAGAATTCGGTCTGTCCAGTCAGCTGGCGGGGACCCTGGCCCGAAGTTCCGGCTCGGGTCGTCTCGAAGAAGGCTGGAAAAAGTCACTGCGAACCCTGGCAGCCGGTGTGCGTACCCAGGACCAGGAAATCGTGGAGCAGGGTGGTATCGTAGCCTTGGTGGGTCCGACAGGCTCCGGTAAGACCACAACCATCGGTAAGATGGCCGCGCGTTATGTGTTGCGCCACGGCGCAGATTCCCTGGCGCTGGTGACCACCGACCGCTACCGTGTCGCTGCCCATGAACAACTGTTCGTGTTTGGCCGTATCCTTAACGTGCCGGTACGCGTCGTTGACGAAAGCCACACCCTGGACCAGATCCTTGACGATCTCTCGGACAAGCGTTTGGTTCTGGTCGATACTGCCGGCCTGACCCATTCAGACCGCGGGCACCAGGAGCAGCTTGAGGAACTGGCGTCCAGCTATCATCCGATCAAGCCGTACCTGGTGCTGGCGGCAACCAGCCAGCCGCGCATTATGAAATCCACATGGCATTGCTATAAGATGGCCAAGCCTGCCGGGTGTATCATGACTAAGCTGGATGAGGCATTGACCCTCGGCGAAGTCCTGGGATTTGCCATGGAAACGGGGCTTCGGGTGGCCTACTACACGGATGGCCAGCGCATCCCTGAAGATATTCACCCGGCGCAGTCAGTGCCCCTGGTGCGACTGGGCGTAGAGCGGCTGCGTGAGGCTCGGGAGACGGCTATGGTTGCAGCAGGAGCCTGA
- the flhA gene encoding flagellar biosynthesis protein FlhA, with the protein MALLGMMILPMPVFLLDVLFTFNITLSIVILLVCVYAMRPMEFAAFPTVLLVATLLRLALNVASTRIVLLNGHEGGAAAGKVIESFGEVLIGGNYAVGLVVFAILMIINFMVVTKGAGRVSEVSARFTLDAMPGKQMAIDADLNAGLINQDEAKARRSEIAQEADFYGSMDGASKFVKGDAIAGLLILFINIIGGVVIGMLQHQLAFGDAMRSYALLTIGDGLVAQIPSLLLSTSAAIMVTRVTTSQDMGQQILSQMFTAPRALGIAAAILIILGLIPGMPHVAFLGLGSIAGGLAYYIWKRQQQVEEDESVFPARGSGAPRSAPAAGPQPGGDTGGKALPGPTESKELGWDDVATVDIVGLEVGYRLIPLVDRSQGGQLLTRIKGVRKKLSQDLGFLMPSVHIRDNLDLMPNVYRITLMGVTIAEAEIHPDRELAIDPGQVFGKVEGIDGKDPAFGLEAVWIEPEKKDQAQTLGYTVVDSSTVVATHLNQILQKHAHELIGHEEVQKWLEQLEKMSPKLAEELVPNTISISLLLKVLQSLLKEEVPVRDMRSIAEAIVNVQPKTQDARALTTAARQALRRMIVQSICGNEAEIPVITLDPELEQMLLKSMQQSQQSGGQDDIGLVLEPNMVERLQRSLQDAAQRQEMMGKPAILLVSGPLRHVMARFVSYGVERLHVLAYQEVPDNKQITIVASVGQQ; encoded by the coding sequence ATGGCCTTGCTGGGCATGATGATACTGCCCATGCCGGTCTTCCTGCTGGACGTGTTGTTTACCTTCAACATCACGCTGTCTATCGTCATCCTGCTGGTGTGTGTGTATGCCATGCGGCCGATGGAGTTTGCCGCGTTCCCCACGGTTTTGCTGGTGGCGACGCTGTTGCGCCTTGCCTTGAACGTGGCATCGACCCGGATTGTCCTGCTCAACGGTCACGAAGGCGGTGCCGCCGCCGGTAAGGTGATCGAATCGTTCGGTGAGGTGCTGATCGGCGGTAACTACGCCGTGGGTCTGGTGGTGTTTGCCATCCTGATGATCATCAACTTCATGGTTGTGACCAAAGGTGCCGGCCGTGTTTCCGAAGTCAGCGCCCGCTTTACCCTCGACGCCATGCCAGGCAAGCAGATGGCCATCGATGCCGACCTGAACGCCGGGCTGATCAACCAGGACGAGGCCAAGGCGCGCCGTTCCGAGATTGCCCAGGAGGCGGACTTCTACGGCTCCATGGACGGTGCCAGTAAATTCGTGAAGGGCGACGCGATCGCCGGTCTGCTGATTCTCTTTATCAACATTATCGGTGGTGTGGTCATCGGTATGCTCCAGCACCAGCTGGCCTTCGGCGATGCCATGCGCAGCTATGCGCTGCTGACCATCGGTGACGGCCTGGTGGCGCAGATTCCGTCGCTGCTGCTCTCCACCTCCGCTGCGATCATGGTCACCCGTGTCACCACCAGCCAGGACATGGGGCAGCAGATCCTGTCCCAGATGTTTACCGCGCCGCGTGCGTTGGGCATTGCCGCCGCCATCCTGATCATTCTTGGCCTTATCCCCGGTATGCCGCATGTGGCCTTCCTGGGACTGGGTTCAATTGCCGGCGGTCTGGCGTACTACATCTGGAAGCGTCAGCAGCAAGTGGAAGAGGACGAGAGCGTGTTCCCGGCACGGGGCAGTGGAGCGCCTCGCTCGGCACCGGCAGCGGGTCCGCAGCCGGGTGGCGACACTGGCGGCAAGGCCTTGCCGGGACCGACCGAATCGAAGGAATTGGGCTGGGACGATGTAGCCACGGTGGATATCGTCGGCCTGGAAGTGGGTTACCGCCTGATCCCGCTGGTGGATCGTTCCCAGGGCGGACAGTTGCTGACCCGGATCAAGGGCGTGCGTAAGAAGCTGTCCCAGGATCTCGGCTTTCTCATGCCGTCGGTCCACATCCGCGACAACCTGGACCTGATGCCCAACGTCTATCGCATCACCCTGATGGGCGTGACGATCGCCGAGGCGGAGATCCATCCGGATCGTGAACTGGCCATCGACCCGGGTCAGGTTTTTGGCAAGGTCGAAGGGATCGACGGCAAGGATCCGGCGTTCGGTCTGGAGGCCGTCTGGATCGAGCCGGAAAAGAAGGATCAGGCACAAACCCTGGGCTACACGGTTGTCGACTCCAGCACGGTGGTCGCGACCCATCTCAACCAGATCCTGCAGAAACATGCTCATGAGCTGATCGGCCACGAGGAAGTGCAGAAGTGGCTGGAGCAACTGGAAAAGATGTCCCCCAAGCTGGCGGAGGAGCTGGTGCCGAATACCATTTCCATCAGCCTGTTGCTGAAGGTGCTCCAGAGCCTGCTGAAAGAGGAAGTGCCGGTCCGCGATATGCGTTCCATCGCCGAGGCCATCGTCAACGTCCAGCCCAAGACCCAGGATGCCCGCGCACTGACGACGGCAGCCCGTCAGGCCCTGCGCCGGATGATTGTCCAGAGCATCTGTGGCAACGAAGCCGAGATCCCGGTGATTACCCTGGATCCGGAGTTGGAACAGATGTTGCTAAAGTCCATGCAGCAGAGTCAACAATCCGGCGGTCAGGACGATATCGGCCTGGTGCTGGAGCCGAACATGGTGGAAAGGCTCCAGCGATCCCTGCAGGACGCGGCCCAGCGTCAGGAGATGATGGGCAAGCCGGCGATCCTGTTGGTTTCCGGACCGCTGCGCCACGTCATGGCCCGATTCGTCAGCTATGGGGTGGAACGCCTGCATGTCCTGGCCTACCAGGAAGTGCCGGATAACAAACAGATTACGATTGTAGCGTCGGTCGGTCAGCAATAG
- the upp gene encoding uracil phosphoribosyltransferase, with translation MPVHEVKHPLIRHKLGLMRRSDISTKNFRELAQEVAALLTYEATQDFVLEKHTIEGWAGPVEVERLSGKKVTIVPILRAGMGMLEGVLTLIPGARVSVVGQVRNEETLEASTYLEKLVGELDQRLAMIVDPMLATGGSLISTIDLLKKAGSTEIRALVLVAAPEGIQKVQEAHPDVSIYTASIDERLNEKGYILPGLGDAGDKIFGTKQKDH, from the coding sequence ATGCCCGTCCATGAGGTGAAGCACCCCCTGATCCGCCATAAACTCGGCCTGATGCGCCGTTCCGATATCAGTACCAAGAATTTTCGTGAACTGGCCCAGGAAGTCGCCGCCCTGCTGACCTATGAAGCCACCCAGGATTTTGTTCTGGAAAAACACACCATAGAAGGCTGGGCCGGGCCGGTTGAAGTGGAACGCCTAAGTGGCAAGAAGGTCACCATCGTACCCATCCTGCGTGCGGGCATGGGGATGCTGGAAGGGGTATTGACCCTGATCCCCGGTGCACGGGTGAGCGTGGTTGGCCAGGTACGGAACGAAGAAACCCTGGAAGCCAGCACCTACCTGGAAAAACTGGTGGGCGAACTCGACCAGCGCCTGGCCATGATCGTCGACCCGATGCTCGCGACAGGCGGCTCGCTCATTTCCACCATCGACTTGCTCAAAAAAGCAGGTAGCACCGAAATCCGTGCCCTGGTGCTGGTGGCCGCACCGGAAGGTATCCAGAAAGTCCAGGAAGCACACCCGGACGTCTCTATCTACACAGCCTCGATCGATGAGCGACTCAACGAGAAAGGTTACATCCTGCCCGGCCTCGGTGATGCCGGCGACAAGATTTTCGGCACCAAGCAAAAGGATCACTGA
- a CDS encoding uracil-xanthine permease family protein, translating into MQSTPNEPVWRQALAGAQMLLVAFGALVLMPLITGMDPNVALFTAGIGTLLFQIITGGQIPIFLASSFAFIAPIIAAKAKFGLEQTLGGLVAAGVLYMILSGLVKWRGTGFLNRLLPPVVIGPVIMVIGLSLAPVAVNMAMGKAGDGSAQLVPYTTAIWIAMASLATTIIFSVFTTGIFRLIPIMFGVLVGYVLSAVVGIVDLTPIREAVWLGLPNFVAPEFGWGAILFMIPVAIAPAVEHIGDILAIGTVTRKDYLKKPGLHRTLLGDGVATSAAALLGGPPNTTYSEVTGAVMLTRNFNPRIMIWAAVVAIALAFIGKFGAALQTIPVPVMGGILCLLFGSIAVVGLNTLIRHHVDLSEPRNLVIAGVTLVFGIGGMVIGQVEGIALCGLVAIGLNLILPGSQAAWGDPTIPQQQASAPE; encoded by the coding sequence ATGCAAAGCACCCCGAACGAACCGGTATGGCGCCAGGCCCTGGCCGGCGCCCAGATGTTGCTGGTCGCCTTCGGCGCCCTGGTGCTCATGCCCCTGATTACGGGGATGGATCCCAACGTGGCCCTGTTCACGGCGGGTATCGGCACATTGCTGTTCCAGATCATCACCGGAGGCCAGATCCCTATATTCCTGGCCTCATCCTTCGCGTTCATCGCTCCGATCATCGCCGCCAAGGCCAAATTCGGACTTGAACAGACCCTGGGTGGCCTCGTCGCCGCCGGCGTCCTCTACATGATTCTCAGCGGGCTGGTGAAATGGCGCGGCACCGGCTTCCTTAATCGATTGCTACCACCGGTGGTCATCGGGCCCGTCATTATGGTGATTGGCCTGAGCCTGGCGCCGGTTGCGGTCAATATGGCCATGGGTAAAGCCGGTGATGGCAGCGCCCAGCTGGTGCCCTACACGACCGCCATATGGATCGCCATGGCTTCACTTGCGACCACCATCATCTTTTCGGTGTTCACCACAGGGATCTTCCGGCTCATTCCGATCATGTTCGGCGTGCTGGTCGGCTACGTGCTGTCGGCCGTTGTCGGCATTGTCGACCTCACACCGATCCGTGAAGCCGTATGGCTGGGTCTGCCCAACTTCGTCGCGCCGGAATTCGGCTGGGGCGCGATCCTGTTCATGATTCCCGTCGCCATTGCCCCGGCCGTGGAGCACATCGGCGATATCCTGGCGATCGGCACCGTGACGCGCAAGGACTATCTCAAGAAGCCCGGTTTGCACCGCACCCTGCTGGGGGATGGCGTCGCCACCAGTGCTGCTGCGTTGCTCGGCGGCCCGCCCAACACCACTTATTCGGAAGTGACCGGCGCGGTCATGCTGACCCGCAACTTCAACCCGCGCATCATGATCTGGGCCGCGGTCGTGGCCATTGCCCTCGCCTTTATCGGGAAATTCGGCGCTGCCTTGCAGACCATCCCGGTGCCGGTCATGGGTGGCATCCTATGCCTGCTGTTCGGCTCCATTGCCGTTGTCGGCCTGAACACGCTGATTCGCCATCATGTGGACCTGTCGGAGCCCCGCAACCTGGTGATTGCCGGCGTTACGCTGGTGTTCGGGATTGGCGGCATGGTGATCGGACAGGTGGAAGGGATTGCGCTTTGCGGCTTGGTCGCAATTGGTCTGAACCTGATATTGCCCGGCAGCCAGGCCGCCTGGGGCGATCCGACCATTCCGCAACAACAGGCCTCTGCGCCAGAATAG
- a CDS encoding class I SAM-dependent methyltransferase yields MASSIDSSGISFTALYTGAVWQRHGLSEEGLIPASGQALYSLLSPFEGISRIVAGGSVRTFLLQRHLIIDHLIEDAVQNDGVDQVLEIACGLSPRGIRLRRHFPHLRIVEADLPAMATRKAAFLASRGFLGEHHQVRPLDIFADSGPLSLETVIDEQLDTKRPLLVITEGLTSYFSLDDISRFWRRLASTLSPCPGSRYISETYLQPPNGVIGGGLNMLRQTLGAMTHAQVSFHFRNGEEAAEYLARMGFKDVDSENPQDYYGYLPIPQSRGNPLVRILNARI; encoded by the coding sequence ATGGCCTCGTCGATCGACAGCTCCGGCATTAGTTTTACTGCCCTGTATACAGGCGCGGTCTGGCAACGGCATGGTCTGTCCGAGGAAGGATTGATTCCTGCGTCCGGACAGGCCCTGTACAGCCTGCTAAGCCCTTTTGAAGGTATAAGCCGCATCGTCGCAGGTGGCAGCGTGCGCACCTTCCTGCTCCAGCGTCATCTCATCATCGATCACCTGATCGAAGACGCGGTACAAAACGACGGCGTAGACCAGGTATTGGAGATTGCCTGCGGCCTCTCGCCGCGCGGTATACGACTGCGCCGACATTTTCCGCACCTGAGAATAGTCGAGGCCGATCTGCCTGCCATGGCGACGCGCAAGGCGGCCTTCCTGGCCAGTCGTGGTTTTCTGGGGGAGCACCACCAGGTCCGGCCCCTGGATATCTTTGCCGACTCGGGGCCGCTAAGCCTGGAAACGGTTATCGATGAGCAACTCGACACCAAGCGCCCACTGCTGGTCATCACCGAAGGCCTGACCAGTTATTTTAGCCTCGACGATATCAGCCGTTTCTGGCGGCGGCTGGCCAGCACCCTTTCTCCATGCCCCGGTTCACGCTACATCTCCGAGACCTACCTGCAGCCGCCAAATGGCGTTATCGGCGGCGGCCTCAACATGCTGCGTCAGACACTTGGCGCCATGACCCATGCCCAGGTGAGCTTTCACTTTCGCAACGGGGAAGAGGCGGCCGAATACTTGGCGAGGATGGGGTTCAAGGATGTGGATTCGGAGAATCCGCAAGACTATTACGGATACTTGCCGATCCCTCAAAGCCGTGGGAATCCCCTCGTTCGCATTCTGAACGCAAGAATCTAG
- the flhB gene encoding flagellar biosynthesis protein FlhB: MAEDDDSSQEKTEEATPRRLEKAREEGQTARSRELATMAVLMAGAAGLLIFGSSLGASLEAIMRSSFELDRMAAFDTNQMGLLLGAAAGEAAWALAPILVLLLIAAIAGPIGVGGLLFSGKAVAPKLSRMDPIKGLKRMFSVRSLIELIKSIAKVALVMLIALLILDVRTEDLLALADEPAVPAMEHVVWTVAWSFFFMSCAMIAIAAIDVPFQIYDHHKKLRMTKQEVKDEFKDTEGKPEVKGRIRQLQREMAQRRMMQDVPTADVVITNPEHYAVALKYDQKAMAAPVVVAKGADQVAFKIMEIAREHKVDVLRTPPLTRAVYHNTEIGGEIPHGLYVAIAQVLAYLYQLRRYRKGQGERPGMPNFPIPSDLRRDG, encoded by the coding sequence ATGGCTGAAGACGACGATAGCAGTCAGGAGAAAACCGAAGAGGCCACCCCCCGAAGGCTTGAGAAAGCGCGGGAAGAGGGGCAGACCGCCCGTTCACGTGAATTGGCCACGATGGCTGTGCTGATGGCGGGGGCCGCAGGTTTGCTGATTTTTGGCTCCAGCCTTGGCGCATCCCTTGAAGCGATTATGCGTAGTAGCTTCGAGCTCGATCGAATGGCCGCTTTTGACACCAACCAGATGGGATTGCTGCTCGGCGCCGCTGCCGGAGAGGCGGCCTGGGCCCTGGCACCTATCCTGGTGCTGTTATTGATTGCCGCCATCGCCGGTCCGATCGGCGTGGGCGGTCTGCTGTTCAGCGGAAAGGCGGTGGCGCCGAAGTTGAGTCGCATGGACCCGATCAAGGGTCTCAAGCGCATGTTCTCCGTGCGTTCGCTAATAGAGCTGATTAAATCGATCGCCAAGGTCGCGCTGGTGATGCTGATCGCCCTCCTCATTCTCGACGTGCGCACCGAGGACCTGCTCGCCCTTGCCGATGAACCCGCGGTCCCGGCGATGGAGCACGTGGTCTGGACGGTCGCCTGGAGCTTTTTCTTCATGTCCTGTGCCATGATCGCCATCGCGGCCATCGACGTGCCTTTCCAGATCTACGATCACCACAAGAAGCTGCGTATGACCAAGCAGGAGGTCAAGGACGAGTTCAAGGACACGGAAGGTAAGCCGGAGGTCAAGGGCAGGATCCGCCAACTGCAGCGGGAGATGGCCCAGCGCCGGATGATGCAGGATGTTCCCACGGCGGACGTGGTCATTACCAACCCAGAGCATTACGCGGTAGCCCTGAAATACGACCAGAAGGCCATGGCCGCGCCTGTAGTCGTCGCCAAGGGCGCTGACCAGGTGGCATTCAAGATCATGGAAATCGCCCGTGAGCACAAGGTGGATGTATTGCGCACGCCACCCCTGACCCGGGCCGTCTACCACAACACCGAGATTGGCGGTGAGATTCCCCACGGTCTCTACGTGGCTATTGCCCAGGTGTTGGCTTATCTCTACCAGTTGCGTCGCTATCGCAAGGGGCAGGGCGAAAGACCTGGTATGCCGAATTTCCCCATTCCCAGCGATTTGCGTCGCGACGGCTAG
- the fliR gene encoding flagellar biosynthetic protein FliR, with amino-acid sequence MGAEASADMIGQWVGQHLWPLFRIASFMMVIPFVGAGLVPARIRLGLALLMTVLVVPMIGPVPTVDALTGDAVVITLQQIMIGVGLGFVLTALFQLFVIAGQMIAMQMGLGFASMVDPANGVNVPTLSQVYTITVTLLFLAMNGHLVAFEVFIESFRTIPIGTTGLGQNAYWDLANHISWMFVSAMLLALPAITAVLIVYIAFGVMTRAAPQLNIFALGFPIGLLFGLFAIWVLHADFLPHFDQYSRETFDFMRSLQGLP; translated from the coding sequence ATGGGCGCTGAAGCATCGGCGGACATGATCGGACAGTGGGTGGGACAGCACCTGTGGCCGCTGTTCCGCATTGCCAGTTTCATGATGGTGATTCCTTTCGTCGGCGCCGGGCTGGTCCCCGCCCGTATTCGCCTGGGGCTGGCGTTGCTGATGACCGTGCTGGTGGTGCCGATGATTGGTCCGGTCCCTACCGTCGATGCCCTTACCGGCGACGCTGTTGTCATTACGCTGCAGCAGATCATGATCGGTGTCGGGTTGGGCTTCGTGCTCACGGCGCTGTTCCAGCTTTTCGTCATTGCCGGTCAGATGATCGCCATGCAGATGGGCTTGGGGTTTGCCTCGATGGTGGATCCGGCTAATGGCGTCAACGTACCGACGCTGTCCCAGGTCTACACGATCACCGTGACCCTGCTTTTCCTGGCCATGAACGGTCACCTGGTGGCGTTTGAGGTCTTTATCGAGAGTTTCCGCACGATCCCGATTGGTACCACAGGATTGGGCCAGAATGCCTATTGGGACCTGGCGAACCACATCAGCTGGATGTTCGTTTCGGCGATGCTGCTGGCGCTGCCGGCGATAACTGCGGTACTGATTGTCTACATTGCTTTCGGGGTGATGACCCGGGCGGCCCCCCAACTGAATATCTTTGCACTGGGCTTTCCCATCGGCCTGCTTTTCGGCCTGTTTGCCATTTGGGTGCTGCATGCGGACTTCCTGCCGCATTTCGACCAATACTCCAGGGAAACCTTTGATTTCATGCGTTCCCTTCAGGGATTACCCTGA